A DNA window from Undibacterium sp. YM2 contains the following coding sequences:
- a CDS encoding heavy metal translocating P-type ATPase metal-binding domain-containing protein yields the protein MAFVFSSLFETILFTIKGSEKIDCFHCGEKMRKSNALTTQFDGRVQPVCCHGCLAVLRAVEQNKLVDEYMQNKVGQVSVG from the coding sequence ATGGCATTTGTATTTTCATCTCTTTTTGAGACCATACTTTTCACCATAAAAGGAAGTGAGAAGATTGACTGTTTTCATTGCGGCGAAAAAATGCGCAAAAGCAATGCATTGACTACTCAGTTTGATGGCCGCGTGCAGCCAGTATGCTGCCATGGTTGCCTCGCGGTTTTACGTGCCGTGGAGCAAAACAAACTGGTGGATGAATATATGCAAAATAAAGTCGGCCAGGTCAGTGTCGGGTAA